Proteins from a genomic interval of Methanofollis formosanus:
- a CDS encoding CDP-2,3-bis-(O-geranylgeranyl)-sn-glycerol synthase yields the protein MVPAYVPNSAAAALGGGTPVDLGKNWRDGRRILGDGKTFRGFFLGVAAGVAVGLIQIALREAFGWSSLPEHTIVTVTLLAAGALLGDMAKSFFKRRLGKESGEEWLIADQYDLVVGAFVLLLIFQYEWVVRYVDLLVFLWILVLTPLLHRAANIIGYLIGVKKVPW from the coding sequence ATGGTCCCGGCATATGTACCCAACTCTGCCGCCGCCGCTCTGGGCGGGGGGACACCGGTCGACCTCGGGAAGAACTGGCGGGACGGGCGGAGGATCCTCGGGGACGGCAAGACCTTCCGGGGCTTTTTCCTGGGCGTGGCCGCCGGTGTCGCCGTCGGGCTCATCCAGATCGCGCTGAGGGAGGCCTTTGGATGGTCGTCGCTCCCCGAGCACACGATCGTCACGGTCACGCTCCTGGCGGCCGGTGCCCTTCTCGGCGACATGGCCAAGAGTTTTTTCAAGCGGAGACTCGGCAAGGAGAGCGGTGAGGAGTGGCTCATCGCCGACCAGTACGACCTGGTCGTCGGGGCGTTCGTCCTCCTCCTCATCTTCCAGTACGAATGGGTCGTCAGGTACGTGGACCTCCTGGTCTTCCTCTGGATCCTCGTCCTCACGCCCCTCCTCCACCGTGCCGCAAATATCATAGGTTATCTGATAGGAGTGAAGAAAGTACCATGGTAA
- a CDS encoding ornithine cyclodeaminase family protein gives MKYYPEGVMLPPLSAINRAIEEAFREHGEGRAQMPSKVYVNFEKGDFRTMPAYLPRLGVAGVKIVNVHPENPKIGLPTVMALTVILDPATGMPEAVLNATLLTDLRTGAAGAVAAKYLTPKRSVTLGVVGSGRQAVAQVNAIAAVLEIEEMRVWSRTPANAVRFGDLFDTITCAPSSIERACDADLIVTTTPSRKPLVCSEWIHEGTHINAIGADAPGKEELDPALLTHARVFVDDMEQAVHSGEVNVPISTGLYTADKIAGTLGDVVCGRKKRENAGEITLFDSTGLAIQDLAIAALVMEAGEGTELKFP, from the coding sequence ATGAAATATTATCCCGAAGGGGTGATGCTCCCCCCGCTCTCCGCCATCAACCGGGCCATCGAGGAGGCCTTCAGGGAACACGGCGAAGGGCGGGCACAGATGCCGTCGAAGGTCTATGTGAACTTTGAAAAAGGGGACTTCAGGACCATGCCCGCCTACCTCCCCCGCCTTGGTGTTGCCGGCGTCAAGATCGTCAATGTCCACCCCGAAAACCCGAAGATCGGCCTACCGACCGTGATGGCCCTCACCGTCATCCTCGACCCCGCGACCGGGATGCCCGAAGCAGTTCTCAACGCCACGCTCCTCACCGACCTGCGGACAGGTGCGGCAGGGGCGGTCGCCGCAAAGTACCTCACCCCGAAGAGATCGGTGACGCTCGGCGTCGTCGGAAGCGGCCGGCAGGCCGTTGCCCAGGTGAACGCCATCGCCGCGGTCCTGGAGATCGAAGAGATGCGGGTCTGGAGCAGGACGCCTGCGAACGCGGTGCGGTTCGGCGATCTCTTCGACACCATCACCTGCGCCCCGTCCTCGATCGAGCGTGCCTGCGACGCCGACCTCATCGTCACCACCACCCCCTCACGAAAACCGCTGGTCTGCTCAGAATGGATCCACGAAGGAACGCACATCAATGCCATCGGCGCCGACGCACCCGGAAAAGAGGAACTCGACCCCGCGCTCCTCACCCACGCCCGCGTCTTTGTCGACGACATGGAGCAGGCCGTTCACTCGGGCGAAGTGAACGTCCCCATCTCGACCGGCCTCTATACCGCCGACAAGATTGCGGGCACCCTCGGCGATGTGGTGTGCGGGAGAAAAAAACGGGAGAATGCGGGTGAGATCACGCTCTTCGACTCGACGGGGCTTGCGATCCAGGACCTGGCCATCGCGGCTCTTGTCATGGAGGCGGGGGAGGGAACCGAACTGAAGTTCCCATGA
- the tes gene encoding tetraether lipid synthase Tes has product MLLKETKSLCPICRKVLDAEITEEDGKVWITRTCPDHGEAKNLYWSDAEMYRRFDAYEAIGAGVQNPQREAGPEACPGACGLCSNHHSGTLLANIDLTNRCNLNCDFCFANARACGFVYEPSFDEVIGMMAMLREEKPVPPPAVQFSGGEPTMRDDLPEIIWKAKEMGFSQVQIATNGIKLAKDINYVQELKDVGLSTVYLHFDGVTRETNPILPTSLKAVENCKEIGLGVVLVPTVINGRNDHEVGAILKYAAEHVEVVRGVNFQPVAFTGAASEDDIRRERVTIPDLADRIEEQTEGVIKKEFFYPVPCVIPISDLVEAYTGKPQVRFTTHQHCGAATYVFVEGDRLIPINEMVDVDKFFEAIDRMAVKMQHGGTINKYMSLLEGVKEMSASASKGEVNGTKLWKLLGEALVFQNFDALRDFHWNAIFIGTMHFMDNFNYDVERVQRCCIHYTTPDGRMIPFCTYNSGPVYREEVWKKFAQPLEKNE; this is encoded by the coding sequence ATGCTCCTGAAAGAAACCAAAAGCCTTTGCCCGATTTGCAGAAAAGTCCTCGATGCGGAGATCACCGAGGAGGACGGGAAGGTCTGGATCACCCGCACCTGTCCCGATCACGGCGAAGCGAAGAACCTCTACTGGTCAGATGCAGAGATGTACAGGCGTTTCGACGCGTACGAGGCCATCGGTGCCGGCGTCCAGAATCCCCAGAGAGAGGCCGGCCCTGAGGCCTGCCCGGGCGCATGCGGTCTCTGTTCCAACCATCATTCAGGGACGCTCCTTGCCAACATCGACCTGACGAACCGGTGCAACCTCAACTGCGACTTCTGCTTTGCCAATGCACGGGCCTGCGGATTCGTCTACGAACCGAGTTTCGACGAGGTGATCGGGATGATGGCGATGCTCAGGGAGGAAAAACCGGTTCCGCCACCGGCGGTCCAGTTCTCAGGCGGCGAGCCGACGATGCGCGACGACCTCCCTGAGATCATCTGGAAGGCCAAGGAGATGGGTTTCTCCCAGGTTCAGATCGCAACAAACGGGATCAAACTGGCAAAAGACATAAACTATGTCCAGGAGCTCAAGGACGTCGGGCTCAGCACCGTCTATCTCCACTTCGACGGCGTCACCAGGGAGACGAACCCGATCCTCCCCACGAGCCTGAAGGCCGTCGAGAACTGCAAGGAGATCGGGCTCGGCGTCGTGCTCGTCCCCACGGTCATCAACGGCAGGAACGACCACGAAGTGGGAGCAATCCTGAAATATGCCGCCGAGCATGTGGAAGTCGTCCGCGGCGTCAATTTCCAGCCGGTCGCGTTCACCGGGGCGGCGAGCGAGGACGATATCAGACGGGAGCGGGTGACCATCCCCGACCTCGCCGATCGGATCGAGGAGCAGACCGAGGGAGTCATCAAGAAGGAGTTCTTCTACCCGGTGCCCTGCGTCATCCCGATCTCCGACCTGGTCGAAGCATATACCGGCAAACCGCAGGTGCGGTTTACCACCCACCAGCACTGCGGTGCGGCGACCTATGTCTTTGTCGAGGGCGACAGACTGATCCCGATCAACGAGATGGTCGATGTCGACAAGTTCTTCGAGGCGATCGACAGGATGGCCGTCAAGATGCAGCATGGCGGGACGATCAACAAGTACATGTCCCTGCTCGAGGGCGTCAAAGAGATGAGCGCCTCGGCATCGAAAGGCGAGGTCAACGGGACGAAACTCTGGAAACTCCTCGGGGAGGCGCTGGTCTTCCAGAACTTCGACGCCCTCCGGGACTTCCACTGGAACGCCATCTTCATCGGCACGATGCACTTTATGGACAATTTCAACTACGACGTCGAGCGGGTCCAGCGCTGCTGTATCCACTATACGACGCCGGACGGCAGGATGATCCCGTTCTGCACTTACAACTCGGGCCCGGTCTATCGTGAAGAGGTCTGGAAGAAGTTTGCACAGCCCCTTGAGAAAAATGAGTGA